One genomic window of Acidobacteriota bacterium includes the following:
- a CDS encoding response regulator encodes MNEPIRVLVVEDRPPDAELMLRELRRAGYEPEWKRVETESDYLAELGNGWEIVLSDYKLPQFNGLRAVELLKARGPDIPIIIVSGTVGEETAVEALKAGANDYLMKDRPARLGSAVQRELRDAAERRARRLAESALRESERRLRDITSSLGEWVWEVDENGVYTYSSPSGIEMFGETIGKTPFDFMTPDEGRRIGAIFSDIAARRAPITDLENWNITKSGDRVCLLTNGVATFDEEGRYTGYRGVDRDITGRKQAEAEKARLEVQLQQAQKMESVGRLAGGVAHDFNNMLGVILGHAELALGQVDPAQPLYADLEEIRAAAARSAALTRQLLAFARKQTVSPRVLDLNEMVAGMVTMLRRLIGEDIDLQWRPGADLWLVNIDPSQTDQILANLCVNARDAIAGVGTLTVGTGNSMLDEHYCAMHAGCVPGQYVRLEVSDNGCGMDEETLAHAFEPFFTTKESGKGTGLGLATVYGAVKQNHGYIDLVSKPGRGTTFTIYLPRYAGVSESAPIDGAARPLLHGQETILLVEDERSILTLTQRMLEYWGYTVLAAGTPREALRLARAHTGEIGLLITDVIMPEMDGQALAMNLAARHPGLKRLFMSGYTGDVIANHGVLDEGAHFIQKPFSTADLAAKVRMALETPN; translated from the coding sequence ATGAACGAACCCATCCGCGTGCTCGTCGTCGAAGACCGACCGCCAGACGCAGAACTGATGTTGCGCGAACTGCGGCGCGCAGGCTACGAACCAGAGTGGAAACGCGTCGAGACGGAATCGGACTACCTGGCCGAGCTCGGCAACGGTTGGGAGATCGTCCTGAGCGACTACAAGCTGCCACAGTTCAACGGCCTGCGGGCTGTGGAGTTGTTGAAAGCGCGCGGGCCGGACATTCCGATCATTATCGTCTCGGGCACCGTCGGCGAAGAGACCGCTGTCGAAGCTCTCAAAGCCGGCGCGAACGACTATCTGATGAAGGACCGGCCGGCGCGGTTGGGCTCTGCCGTCCAGCGGGAATTGCGGGACGCCGCCGAGCGCAGGGCACGGAGGCTCGCCGAATCGGCGCTGCGGGAGAGCGAGAGGCGGTTGAGAGATATCACGTCCAGCCTGGGGGAATGGGTGTGGGAGGTGGACGAGAACGGCGTCTACACCTACAGTTCGCCGAGCGGGATCGAGATGTTCGGAGAGACCATCGGCAAGACGCCGTTCGATTTCATGACGCCGGACGAAGGCCGGAGAATCGGGGCAATCTTCTCGGACATCGCCGCCCGCAGAGCCCCGATCACCGACCTCGAGAACTGGAATATCACGAAAAGCGGCGACCGCGTGTGTCTGCTCACGAATGGCGTGGCCACGTTTGACGAGGAAGGGCGGTACACCGGCTACCGCGGCGTTGATCGGGACATCACCGGGCGCAAGCAGGCGGAGGCCGAAAAAGCCAGGCTCGAAGTCCAGCTGCAGCAGGCCCAGAAGATGGAATCGGTGGGCCGGTTGGCGGGAGGGGTGGCCCACGATTTCAACAACATGCTAGGCGTGATCCTTGGGCATGCAGAGCTGGCGCTCGGGCAGGTAGACCCGGCGCAGCCGCTCTATGCAGACCTCGAGGAAATCCGCGCGGCGGCCGCTCGCTCTGCCGCCCTGACCCGTCAGCTGCTCGCGTTCGCCCGCAAACAGACCGTCTCGCCCAGAGTCCTGGACCTGAACGAGATGGTTGCGGGCATGGTCACGATGCTACGCCGGCTCATCGGCGAGGACATCGATCTTCAGTGGCGGCCGGGCGCGGATCTGTGGCTGGTCAACATCGACCCGTCGCAGACCGACCAGATCCTGGCGAACCTGTGCGTCAACGCGCGCGACGCCATCGCAGGGGTCGGCACGCTGACTGTCGGCACCGGAAACAGCATGCTCGACGAGCACTACTGCGCCATGCACGCGGGGTGCGTCCCAGGCCAGTATGTACGGCTCGAGGTGAGCGACAACGGCTGCGGCATGGACGAGGAAACGCTGGCCCACGCGTTCGAGCCGTTCTTTACGACCAAAGAGAGCGGCAAGGGCACGGGCCTCGGGCTGGCCACGGTGTACGGCGCAGTCAAACAGAACCACGGCTACATCGATCTCGTCAGCAAGCCCGGGCGCGGAACCACGTTCACGATCTACCTGCCTCGCTATGCGGGCGTGTCTGAATCGGCCCCGATCGACGGCGCGGCCAGGCCCCTCCTGCACGGCCAGGAGACGATCCTGCTGGTGGAGGACGAGCGGTCCATCCTGACGCTGACGCAGAGGATGCTTGAATACTGGGGCTACACGGTGTTGGCGGCTGGCACGCCACGGGAAGCTCTCCGTCTGGCCAGGGCACACACGGGCGAGATCGGCCTGCTCATCACTGACGTAATCATGCCCGAGATGGACGGTCAGGCCCTGGCGATGAATCTGGCGGCCCGGCATCCAGGACTCAAGCGCCTGTTCATGTCGGGATACACGGGAGACGTGATCGCCAACCACGGCGTGCTGGATGAAGGCGCGCATTTCATCCAGAAGCCCTTCTCCACGGCAGACCTGGCCGCCAAGGTGCGGATGGCGCTGGAGACTCCGAACTAG
- a CDS encoding response regulator: MTTENGVELLLVEDNPHDAEMTVRALKKRNLANHLTWVKDGAEALDYLFGATTGALSAHTHTPKVILLDLKLPKVDGLEVLRRLKGDDRTKIIPVVVLTSSREEQDMVQSYRLGVNSYIVKPVDFENFSEAVAHLGMYWLLLNQRPEPVSST, encoded by the coding sequence ATGACTACCGAAAACGGCGTGGAACTCCTGCTGGTCGAAGACAACCCACACGATGCGGAAATGACCGTACGGGCGCTCAAGAAGCGCAACCTGGCCAACCATCTCACGTGGGTTAAGGACGGGGCGGAAGCGCTCGACTACCTTTTCGGCGCGACAACCGGTGCGTTGTCCGCACACACCCATACGCCGAAGGTCATTCTGTTGGACCTGAAACTGCCAAAAGTAGACGGGTTGGAAGTACTGCGCCGGCTCAAGGGCGACGACCGGACGAAGATCATTCCGGTGGTCGTGTTGACCTCTTCGCGCGAAGAACAGGACATGGTGCAAAGCTACCGGCTTGGCGTGAACAGCTACATCGTCAAGCCAGTGGACTTCGAGAACTTCTCCGAAGCGGTGGCGCACCTGGGTATGTACTGGTTGTTGCTGAATCAACGGCCCGAGCCCGTCTCGAGCACGTGA
- a CDS encoding PAS domain S-box protein: MTDANAASAGRGVQLAGGLAIVVGGLVSVGWVLDIAPLSSMLPGQVSMKPNTAVAFVLVGIALLFASRSMSTLDPRLSTLFSRLGGLCALVAGLIGLFTLAEYASGWNPGLDQWFGQEPVASVGTSHPGRMAPDTALCFVLLAAASWLLGRPRPSRWNLITTGTFGTLVATIPLAAMLSYLTPMLGAYGWWGYTVMAIPTAVLLVVLGLAVASMAWRPGVVGWSLGGKTTATFAAGLALMAFIGLNLSRGLVRTAEIEGRVAHTEQVQLGLARFRSNVVQAQSSTRGYIITGEERFATSYLAAANRCHEEMTALRGLTADNPSQQGRLARLEPQVTDALQWWQQTLETRRTNADSSAQRVESGTGQRLMDTVTLTLEQLESEERQLLQRREREAVGVIRLSQAVVSSGTIASLAMFLGALWSVNRASIERKRGEEALRASEARYRSYTDVTGQIGWVTNADGAVVEDVPSLRRFTGQTYEETRGSGWAKALHPDDLARTVRVWNEAVATRSSYEVEYRLRRHDGVYRHFLARSFPVVRADGSVQEWVGTCIDITERQQADEALRESAQQFRILFDQATDGMMLADAETTRITLSNRQMQRQMGYSEDEILQLSVRDLHTAADLPTMLTQFETLARGAVSLVPNAPMRRKDGTVFYADIGGGVVRFRQRDCLLGIFRDVTERKRADEALRASEERFRIAAETANDVLYEWDLKQSVQWLGHVDEMLGYEPGEFPRTLDGWAQSVHPDDIERTMAEVQAHVDKRTPYVTEYRVRRKDGVYRWWSARGAAARTPDGEPLRMIGSITDITERKSAENELRETSEFLENLFDHANAPIIVWSPEFRITRFNHAFESLTGRRAEDVIGGPLDILFPPDRVADAMALISGTTGGERWETVDIPIRRLDGAVRTVIWNSATIFGEDGTTPVATIAQGQDITERKSAENELRKRTDMLARTGQIAHLGSWEWDVAKDSVIWSDELFRIFGLAPGGRAPSLAACSKYYNPDDLRRLEAAIAETITNGTPFEMEIAMTRQDGEKRICLARGHLISALGSSPQLGGSFHDITDHKRLELAVRTSEEQFRTMANAMPQLAWIAKADGFIFWYNQRWYEYTNTTPEQMEGWGWQSVHDPDVLPQVMHNWTGSIASGKPFEMQFPLRGADGRFRTFLTRVQPIRDASGQVVQWFGTNTDVEPMKQVEEEVRTLNAELEQRVRGRTAQLEASNKDLEAFSYSVSHDLRAPLRAIDGFGRILKEDYESHLDAEGQRLLGVISSETQRMGHLIDDLLVFSRLGRQNMEALDIDMTDMAQAVFDEQAAQAPERALQLELKPLPPTQGDRAMLRVVLGNLLSNAIKFTRPRNPAVIEIGSRREDEQDVYYVKDNGVGFDMRYAHKLFGVFQRLHSSDEFEGTGVGLALAQRVVQRHGGRIWAEANVNEGAVFSFSLPNMKEQQ; the protein is encoded by the coding sequence ATGACAGACGCGAACGCGGCGTCTGCCGGGCGAGGCGTCCAACTGGCCGGTGGGCTGGCCATCGTCGTCGGTGGCTTGGTGTCGGTTGGCTGGGTTCTCGACATCGCCCCGCTGAGTAGCATGCTGCCGGGCCAGGTGTCGATGAAGCCGAATACGGCGGTCGCGTTCGTCCTGGTGGGGATTGCGCTGCTCTTCGCCTCCCGCTCGATGTCGACGCTCGACCCTCGGCTCTCAACCCTCTTTTCCCGGCTGGGGGGACTCTGCGCACTGGTGGCCGGACTGATCGGGCTGTTCACACTCGCTGAATACGCCTCGGGTTGGAATCCCGGTCTTGATCAGTGGTTCGGCCAGGAGCCCGTCGCGTCCGTGGGTACGTCGCATCCGGGCCGGATGGCACCCGACACGGCATTGTGTTTCGTCCTCCTGGCGGCGGCCTCATGGCTGCTGGGCCGCCCGCGCCCATCACGCTGGAATCTGATCACGACGGGGACATTCGGTACGCTTGTGGCGACGATTCCGCTGGCGGCGATGCTGTCGTATCTCACGCCCATGCTCGGGGCGTACGGCTGGTGGGGCTATACCGTGATGGCCATTCCCACGGCCGTGCTGCTCGTAGTGTTGGGGCTGGCGGTCGCATCCATGGCCTGGCGGCCGGGCGTCGTGGGCTGGTCGCTCGGTGGCAAGACGACCGCGACGTTTGCCGCCGGACTCGCGCTGATGGCGTTCATCGGGCTCAACCTCAGCAGAGGTCTTGTGCGGACGGCCGAGATCGAGGGCCGGGTCGCGCACACCGAGCAGGTGCAGCTAGGCCTCGCGCGATTCCGCAGCAACGTGGTCCAGGCCCAAAGCAGCACCCGCGGCTATATCATCACCGGAGAGGAGCGGTTCGCGACTTCCTATCTCGCGGCTGCGAACCGCTGCCACGAAGAAATGACGGCGCTGCGCGGGCTCACGGCGGACAATCCGTCCCAACAGGGACGCCTCGCCCGACTGGAACCACAGGTCACGGATGCTCTCCAGTGGTGGCAGCAGACACTTGAAACCCGCCGCACGAACGCCGACTCATCCGCTCAACGCGTAGAGTCCGGCACCGGCCAACGCCTGATGGACACGGTCACGTTGACCCTCGAACAGCTGGAGAGTGAGGAGCGCCAGTTGCTCCAAAGGCGCGAACGTGAAGCGGTCGGCGTCATTCGATTGTCCCAGGCCGTCGTCTCCTCCGGCACGATCGCCAGCTTGGCGATGTTTCTGGGGGCGCTGTGGAGCGTCAACCGCGCTTCGATCGAGCGCAAGCGCGGGGAGGAAGCGTTACGTGCCAGCGAGGCACGCTATCGGTCCTACACTGACGTGACAGGTCAGATTGGATGGGTGACGAATGCTGACGGTGCAGTCGTAGAGGATGTTCCGTCGCTCAGGAGATTCACCGGTCAGACCTATGAGGAGACCAGAGGCTCGGGATGGGCGAAGGCCCTCCATCCGGATGACCTGGCGCGCACGGTGCGGGTGTGGAATGAAGCGGTGGCCACCAGGAGTTCCTATGAGGTGGAATACCGCCTGCGCAGGCACGACGGCGTGTACCGGCATTTCCTGGCACGGAGTTTCCCCGTCGTGAGAGCAGACGGAAGCGTTCAGGAGTGGGTTGGAACCTGTATCGACATCACCGAGCGGCAGCAGGCCGATGAGGCTCTGCGCGAGAGCGCCCAACAGTTCCGCATTCTGTTTGACCAGGCCACCGACGGCATGATGCTGGCGGATGCGGAAACCACACGCATCACGCTCTCCAACCGGCAAATGCAGCGACAGATGGGTTACTCGGAAGACGAGATCCTCCAGTTGTCCGTGCGGGATCTTCACACCGCCGCCGATCTACCCACCATGCTCACGCAGTTTGAGACACTGGCCCGCGGGGCCGTGAGCTTGGTCCCCAATGCGCCCATGCGGCGCAAGGACGGCACGGTGTTCTATGCCGACATTGGTGGCGGGGTGGTCCGTTTCCGGCAGCGTGATTGCCTGCTCGGCATCTTCCGCGACGTCACCGAACGCAAGCGGGCCGACGAGGCGCTACGCGCCAGCGAGGAGCGGTTCCGCATTGCTGCCGAGACGGCAAACGACGTGCTCTATGAATGGGATCTGAAGCAGAGCGTCCAGTGGCTGGGACACGTCGACGAGATGCTTGGCTACGAGCCGGGGGAGTTCCCGCGAACGCTGGACGGTTGGGCGCAGTCGGTGCATCCGGATGACATCGAGCGGACGATGGCCGAGGTTCAAGCCCACGTCGATAAGCGCACGCCCTATGTCACCGAGTATCGTGTCCGGCGAAAAGACGGGGTCTATCGCTGGTGGTCGGCGCGGGGCGCCGCCGCCCGGACCCCGGATGGCGAACCGCTTCGCATGATTGGCTCGATCACGGACATCACCGAGCGCAAGAGCGCCGAGAACGAGTTGCGGGAAACGAGTGAATTCCTGGAAAACCTGTTCGACCACGCGAACGCTCCCATCATCGTCTGGAGCCCTGAGTTCCGAATCACCCGTTTCAACCACGCCTTCGAATCCCTGACCGGGCGACGCGCGGAGGACGTCATTGGCGGCCCTCTCGACATCCTGTTCCCGCCGGACCGGGTGGCCGACGCGATGGCGCTCATCAGCGGGACGACCGGAGGCGAGCGGTGGGAGACGGTCGATATCCCCATTCGCCGTCTCGATGGGGCTGTCCGCACCGTCATCTGGAACTCTGCGACGATATTCGGGGAGGATGGCACCACGCCGGTGGCGACCATTGCGCAAGGCCAGGACATCACCGAGCGCAAGAGCGCCGAGAACGAGTTGCGGAAGCGCACGGACATGCTGGCCCGAACGGGGCAGATTGCGCATTTGGGCAGTTGGGAATGGGATGTGGCGAAGGACAGCGTGATCTGGTCTGATGAACTGTTCCGCATCTTCGGGCTGGCCCCTGGCGGAAGAGCCCCGTCGCTTGCGGCATGTTCAAAATACTATAACCCTGACGATCTGCGTCGCCTCGAGGCCGCGATCGCAGAAACCATCACCAATGGCACGCCGTTCGAGATGGAGATTGCCATGACCCGCCAGGACGGCGAGAAACGGATCTGCCTGGCCCGAGGCCATTTGATCAGCGCACTGGGGAGCTCGCCGCAATTGGGGGGATCGTTCCACGACATCACTGATCACAAACGGTTGGAACTGGCGGTGCGCACCAGTGAGGAGCAATTCCGGACGATGGCGAATGCCATGCCCCAACTGGCCTGGATCGCCAAGGCGGACGGCTTCATCTTCTGGTACAACCAACGCTGGTATGAATATACCAACACCACTCCGGAACAGATGGAAGGGTGGGGCTGGCAGAGCGTGCACGATCCGGATGTCCTTCCGCAGGTCATGCACAATTGGACGGGCTCGATCGCGTCCGGCAAACCGTTCGAAATGCAATTTCCGTTGCGCGGCGCGGATGGGCGCTTCCGTACCTTCTTGACGCGCGTGCAACCGATCAGGGATGCGTCCGGGCAGGTGGTGCAGTGGTTTGGGACGAACACGGACGTGGAGCCAATGAAGCAGGTGGAGGAGGAAGTTCGCACGCTCAATGCCGAACTGGAGCAGCGCGTGCGCGGTCGCACCGCCCAACTGGAAGCCTCCAACAAGGACCTGGAGGCGTTCAGTTACTCCGTCTCGCACGACCTGCGTGCGCCGCTGCGGGCGATTGATGGTTTCGGCCGGATTCTGAAAGAAGACTACGAGAGCCATCTCGACGCAGAGGGCCAGCGGCTGCTCGGCGTCATCTCCAGCGAAACCCAACGCATGGGACACTTGATTGATGACTTGCTCGTCTTCTCGCGCCTGGGACGCCAGAACATGGAAGCTCTAGACATTGATATGACGGACATGGCCCAGGCCGTCTTCGACGAACAGGCGGCTCAGGCCCCGGAACGAGCCTTGCAGTTGGAGCTGAAGCCGCTGCCGCCGACCCAGGGCGACCGGGCCATGCTGCGCGTGGTGCTGGGCAATCTCCTCTCCAACGCCATCAAGTTCACGAGGCCTCGAAATCCTGCGGTGATCGAGATCGGGAGTCGCCGCGAAGACGAGCAGGACGTCTACTACGTGAAGGACAACGGCGTCGGATTCGACATGAGGTACGCGCACAAACTGTTCGGCGTCTTTCAACGGCTGCACTCCTCAGACGAGTTTGAAGGGACCGGCGTCGGGCTGGCCCTGGCTCAACGCGTCGTCCAACGCCACGGCGGACGCATCTGGGCCGAGGCGAACGTCAACGAAGGCGCCGTCTTCTCGTTCTCGCTGCCCAATATGAAGGAACAACAATGA
- a CDS encoding response regulator transcription factor has protein sequence MNDAAHDVADAPQGIRTLIVDDSPEFLNAARQFLERLPSVELVGTAEDGMQALALVASARPDLVLMDITMPRLNGLEATRTIRTEFPGVHVIIITLHDSAELRATSITAGADGFISKSALRDELPGAIAQLFSSRTSSTEEMRP, from the coding sequence ATGAATGACGCTGCTCACGACGTTGCCGATGCGCCCCAGGGCATTCGCACCCTCATCGTCGACGATTCCCCCGAGTTCCTGAATGCCGCCCGACAGTTCCTGGAGCGACTGCCGAGCGTCGAACTCGTGGGCACTGCAGAAGACGGCATGCAGGCCCTGGCCCTGGTGGCCAGCGCGCGGCCAGACCTGGTGTTGATGGACATCACGATGCCGAGGCTCAACGGCCTGGAGGCCACGCGGACGATTCGCACCGAGTTCCCGGGCGTGCATGTCATCATAATCACCCTCCACGATTCCGCGGAATTGAGAGCCACCAGCATCACGGCTGGGGCCGACGGGTTCATTTCGAAGAGCGCGTTGCGCGACGAACTGCCCGGCGCCATCGCGCAGCTGTTTTCAAGCCGCACCAGCAGCACGGAGGAGATGCGACCATGA
- a CDS encoding response regulator transcription factor produces MNTVRILIADDHDVVREGLKALLAARADFKVCGEAATGREAVAQALTLKPHVVVLDFSMPELNGLEATRQIRHALPATEVLILTMHDSETLAREVLAAGAHGFVLKTEAKSHLVAAVDALAQHQPFFGGHLPPRALDALLHPDQHPGTMGACADRLTPREREIVQLIAEGRSSKDIARLLTLSVKTADAHRANIMRKLDLHSVSELVMYAVRNKIVQP; encoded by the coding sequence ATGAACACCGTCCGAATCCTGATCGCCGACGATCACGACGTCGTGCGTGAGGGCCTGAAAGCCCTGCTCGCGGCGCGGGCCGATTTCAAGGTCTGCGGCGAGGCCGCCACCGGCCGGGAAGCGGTCGCGCAAGCGCTGACGCTGAAGCCGCACGTGGTGGTACTCGATTTCAGCATGCCGGAGTTGAACGGCCTCGAAGCCACCCGCCAGATCCGCCACGCACTGCCCGCCACCGAAGTGCTCATCCTGACGATGCATGATTCCGAGACGCTGGCGCGCGAAGTGTTGGCGGCTGGCGCGCACGGGTTTGTCTTGAAGACCGAGGCGAAGAGCCACCTCGTCGCCGCCGTGGACGCGCTGGCCCAGCACCAGCCGTTCTTTGGCGGGCATCTCCCCCCGCGCGCGCTCGACGCGCTCCTGCACCCCGACCAGCATCCCGGCACGATGGGCGCCTGCGCCGACCGGCTCACGCCGCGCGAGCGCGAGATCGTCCAGCTCATCGCCGAGGGACGGTCGAGCAAAGACATCGCGCGCCTGTTGACCCTCAGCGTGAAGACCGCCGACGCCCACCGGGCCAACATCATGCGCAAGCTTGATCTGCACTCGGTCAGCGAGTTGGTGATGTACGCCGTGCGCAACAAGATTGTGCAGCCGTAG
- a CDS encoding PAS domain-containing sensor histidine kinase, whose product MYAFRVGRPEDRHVAILFNDITERKQAQEEIETLLRTTIDGYYLVDRDGRFLDTNDSYCQMIGYGRDELLKMGVKDIEAIDSDEVIRARIQRIVETGYARFETRHRRKDGREIDIEASVNLLGGRRDKLVVFMRDITERKQAERSLRDLLLQLSRAEDVERRRIGRELHDSTGQKLAALSMTVGLLQDTTGAPTGTARKMFADCTALVEQCAQEIRTFSYLLHPPLLDELGLAAAISDYIDGFTKRSGVQVALDAPPGVERLSDEIEIALFRVVQEGLANVHRHSGTSTARILLSADAEQVMLEVRDQGRGMSPEIVRAIQRKRGDTSVGIAGMRERLRLLGGRLEIESDAQGTTVRATIPRRQEPT is encoded by the coding sequence ATGTACGCCTTCCGTGTCGGCCGGCCGGAAGACCGCCACGTCGCCATCCTGTTTAATGACATCACGGAGCGCAAGCAGGCGCAGGAGGAAATTGAGACCCTTCTTCGGACGACAATCGATGGGTATTATCTGGTCGATCGAGATGGTCGATTCCTGGACACGAATGATTCGTATTGCCAGATGATCGGCTATGGCCGCGACGAATTGCTGAAGATGGGCGTGAAAGACATTGAGGCGATTGACAGTGACGAGGTGATTCGAGCGCGGATCCAGCGGATTGTGGAAACGGGATATGCGCGCTTTGAGACCCGGCATCGGCGCAAGGACGGACGAGAGATCGACATCGAAGCCAGTGTCAATCTTCTGGGAGGGCGCCGGGACAAGCTTGTGGTCTTCATGCGCGACATCACCGAACGCAAGCAGGCGGAGAGGTCGCTGCGCGACCTCTTGTTGCAGTTAAGCCGCGCCGAGGACGTCGAGCGCCGCCGAATCGGCCGCGAGTTGCACGATTCTACCGGCCAGAAACTGGCCGCGTTGAGCATGACCGTCGGGCTGCTTCAGGACACCACTGGCGCCCCGACAGGCACCGCCAGGAAGATGTTCGCCGATTGCACGGCCCTCGTCGAGCAATGCGCACAGGAAATCCGCACGTTCTCGTACCTGTTGCATCCGCCACTGCTCGACGAACTGGGGCTGGCCGCCGCGATCAGCGACTACATCGACGGCTTCACGAAGCGAAGCGGCGTGCAGGTGGCGCTCGACGCACCGCCCGGCGTCGAACGATTGTCCGACGAGATTGAGATCGCCCTGTTCCGCGTCGTGCAGGAAGGCCTCGCGAACGTCCACCGGCACTCCGGCACTTCCACCGCACGCATCCTCCTCTCGGCCGATGCGGAGCAAGTGATGCTGGAGGTGCGCGACCAAGGCCGAGGCATGTCTCCAGAAATCGTCCGGGCCATCCAGCGGAAGCGAGGTGACACCAGCGTCGGCATCGCGGGGATGCGGGAGCGGTTGCGGTTGCTCGGCGGACGGCTGGAAATCGAGTCTGATGCGCAAGGCACGACGGTGCGCGCGACGATACCACGCCGACAGGAACCGACATGA
- a CDS encoding PAS domain-containing protein, with amino-acid sequence MNSQTPADHDISRSVVVIVGVLAAGAITAAIGLLALVGWVLGPPVLAGFGAGLIPMAPSTAVLFLLYGEAICVRARPPLGRRAFRTSVAAACVGMLVALVLFALSYLGINWAGEHAGASITGTIGGAPIGHMSPVTAFCFLVASVSFLASLSRLSAAPTRWRAVLALGLAGVLLGMCFVFLLAYLFGAPLLYGGRYIPPALNTILAFTTLGVALLALAGWPAGQSDESRPSGFRTALTLVSILVLLSAGIVATGYIYYRNYEQRYRAEVERQLSVIADLKVGQLEQYRKERLGDGAVLHRNASFSDLVRRFLGRPEDANAHQQLRAWIGAYQSHYQYDRVFLLDATGVLRMSAPDSSQAVTSVLMARVPEILRSNQVIFQDFYRHEQDQRVYLSVLVPLRDEAAGDRPLGVLVLRIDPATYVYPFISRWPTPNRTAETLLVRKEGNDAVFLNELRFQTNTALNLRSPLSRATMPAVQAALGRQGITEGLDYRGVPVVAALRTVPNSPWALVARMDTAEVYAPLRERLWLTVLLMGALVLGAGASLGLVWREQSVRFYKGQAHAAEALSKSEHRYRTLFDAIDEGFCIVAVIFDEHDKSIDYRFLEINPSFEKQTGLIDALGKRMRDLAPKHEEHWFAIYGKIALTGQPARFVNVRLPCRPAGRPPRRHPV; translated from the coding sequence ATGAACTCGCAGACACCAGCTGATCACGACATCAGCCGCAGCGTCGTCGTGATTGTCGGCGTTCTGGCCGCGGGCGCAATCACCGCGGCCATTGGTCTGCTCGCGCTTGTGGGATGGGTTCTGGGACCGCCGGTGCTGGCCGGCTTCGGAGCGGGCTTGATACCGATGGCGCCGAGCACGGCAGTGCTGTTTCTCCTGTATGGAGAGGCCATCTGCGTGCGCGCCCGGCCGCCGCTCGGCCGACGGGCTTTTCGGACGAGCGTCGCGGCAGCCTGCGTGGGGATGCTGGTCGCGCTCGTCTTGTTCGCGCTGAGCTACCTGGGGATTAACTGGGCGGGTGAACACGCCGGAGCGAGTATCACCGGAACCATTGGCGGGGCGCCCATCGGACACATGTCACCAGTGACCGCCTTCTGCTTCCTGGTCGCCAGCGTCTCGTTTCTGGCCTCGCTGTCGCGGTTGTCGGCCGCCCCCACGCGCTGGCGCGCCGTTCTGGCCCTTGGATTGGCGGGCGTGCTTCTGGGGATGTGCTTCGTCTTCCTGCTGGCGTATCTGTTCGGCGCACCGTTGCTCTACGGCGGCCGCTACATCCCGCCGGCGCTCAACACCATCCTGGCGTTCACGACGCTGGGTGTTGCGCTCCTGGCCTTGGCCGGCTGGCCGGCCGGACAGTCAGACGAATCTCGCCCAAGCGGATTCAGGACGGCACTGACGCTGGTCTCGATTCTCGTTTTGCTCTCGGCAGGCATCGTCGCCACCGGCTACATCTATTACCGGAATTACGAGCAGCGATACCGCGCCGAAGTCGAGCGCCAGCTTTCCGTCATCGCCGATCTGAAGGTCGGCCAACTGGAGCAGTATCGCAAGGAGCGGCTGGGGGATGGCGCCGTCCTGCACCGGAACGCTTCGTTCTCTGACCTGGTGCGGCGATTTCTGGGACGGCCGGAGGACGCCAACGCGCACCAGCAGCTTCGCGCGTGGATCGGTGCCTACCAGAGTCACTACCAGTATGACCGGGTCTTTCTCCTCGATGCCACTGGCGTGCTCCGAATGTCAGCTCCTGACTCGTCGCAGGCGGTCACATCCGTGCTGATGGCTCGCGTGCCGGAGATTCTGCGATCGAACCAGGTCATCTTTCAGGACTTCTACCGGCACGAACAAGATCAACGCGTCTATCTGTCCGTCCTTGTCCCGCTCCGCGACGAAGCCGCTGGCGACCGCCCGCTGGGTGTGCTCGTGCTGCGCATTGATCCGGCCACTTACGTCTATCCCTTCATCTCGCGCTGGCCAACGCCCAACCGGACCGCCGAGACGCTGCTCGTCCGCAAGGAGGGCAACGACGCCGTCTTCCTGAATGAACTTCGCTTCCAGACCAACACCGCGCTGAATCTCCGCTCGCCCTTGAGCCGCGCAACCATGCCCGCCGTTCAGGCGGCCCTGGGCCGACAGGGCATCACGGAAGGCCTCGACTACCGAGGCGTGCCCGTTGTGGCGGCCCTGCGCACCGTTCCGAATTCGCCGTGGGCACTGGTGGCCCGCATGGACACGGCGGAAGTCTACGCGCCGCTGCGCGAGCGGCTGTGGCTGACCGTCTTGCTTATGGGCGCCCTGGTGCTCGGCGCAGGGGCCTCGCTGGGTCTGGTCTGGCGAGAGCAAAGCGTGCGGTTCTACAAGGGACAGGCGCACGCGGCCGAGGCGCTGTCCAAGTCTGAACACCGATACCGTACGCTGTTCGATGCGATTGACGAGGGCTTCTGCATCGTCGCGGTGATCTTCGACGAACACGATAAGTCGATCGACTACCGTTTTCTGGAGATCAATCCGTCGTTCGAGAAACAGACAGGACTGATCGACGCGCTAGGCAAGAGGATGCGTGACCTTGCCCCCAAGCACGAGGAGCATTGGTTTGCGATCTACGGGAAGATCGCGCTCACGGGTCAACCGGCCCGCTTTGTGAATGTACGCCTTCCGTGTCGGCCGGCCGGAAGACCGCCACGTCGCCATCCTGTTTAA